DNA from Pseudomonadota bacterium:
TTTTTCAATATATTTTCTGTATTCATCAAGCGTTGTTGCGCCTATGCAGCGGAGTTCACCTCTTGCCAGAGCCGGTTTTAGCATGTTTGATGCATCGATTGCCCCCTGCGCATTCCCAGCGCCGACAATCGTGTGAAGTTCATCTATGAAAAGAATTATAGAACCGGATGCCTCGTCAATCTCTTTCAATACTGCCTTCAACCTGTCCTCAAATTCACCCCTGAATTTTGCTCCTGCAAGCATGGCCCCGAGGTCAAGGGCAAGAACTTTCTTATTTTTCAACGTTTCAGGGATGTCGCCGCTTATAATCCTCTGGGCCAACCCCTCAACGATTGCTGTTTTCCCGACGCCTGGCTCACCGATAATAACGGGATTGTTTTTTGTTCTCCGTGAAAGCACCTGCATGACCCGCCTTACTTCCTCATCCCTCCCTATAACAGGGTCGAGTTTGCCCTTCCGGGCCTCTTCGGTAAGGTCCCTGCAGTATCTTTGTAATGCCTGATACTTCTCCTCCGGGGCTTGATCGGTTACCCTCTGTGAACCGCGCATATCCTTTAAGACGGTGTATATTTTATCCTTTGTGACACCATAATCTTTTAATATCCGTGAAGCAGGGCTTTCGTTTACATCGGTAATGCCTATAAGGAGATGCTCTGTACTTACATATTCGTCCTTTAGTCTTTCTGCTTCGTTAAATGCTATGTCAATTGCTTGTTTAAGGTGAGGGGATATATAGACCTGTGCGGCGCCTTCTATCTGAGGCAGCTTCTTGAATTCCCTCTCCAGGTCGTTCATTATGTAATTAGTGTTCGCCCCCAGCTTATCAAGGATAGGTTTTACTATTCCCTCTTTCTGAGACACAAGGCCGTAAAGAAGGTGTTCATTTTCTATCATTTGATTTCTGTTCGCTTCGGCCCGTTTCTGGGCATCAGCTATGGCCTCCTGGGCCTTTATCGTTAATTTATCCCAGTTCATATTTCACCCCATAATTAAATTAGCGTATAGCGTATAGCAAGAATATACCGGTTTTCCCTCTACGCCTGTCCTCGCGTAGCGGGGGCTCCACGCTCTATACTCTCCACTATCAGCTAATCGTTGTTATTTATTATAATCATTATTTTCGCAAAATCAATTACCGGCAACTCATTATTATCGCTTGATATTATTTGCAGGATTGGCTATAAAGTAGATATTTGTATGTATTTGTAAGCTAAAAGGGGGAAATAATCAGATGGGTAAAATCAGTAAAACCATATGGACCGTCGTTTTATGTTTGACGTGTATATTTTTGATTTCTACCTGCTCATCAAACAGCGATAATTCTTTGGACAGGGTAAATAAGGCCGGTTACATGGGTTTCGGCATGAGTAGCGGCTATCCACCGTTCTGTTTTTATAATAATAGAACTGAATTGGTTGGATATGATGTCGATGTGGCAAATGAAATCGCAAAAAGGCTGGGCGTGCAACCGAAACTAATCGACACTGAGTGGAAAGACATCATCAACAATTTGAATGCAGGGGTATATGATGGTATTGTCAGTAGCATGTCTGTCACCGATGAACGGATGGTGTTGGTAAACTTCTCTATACCTTATTACTATAGTAAATCTGTTCTTGTGGTTAGTAAGGATGCGCCATATAAGTCTCATGCAGATATGAAAGGAAAAATCATTGGTGTTGAGGCAGGGACGATGTTTGAAAGTGATGCCAAAAGAATGGGAGAAGTCAATATCCGTACCTTTAATACCAGTGATCAGGCCCTTTTGGCGCTTCACAATAAGCTTATAGATGGTGTAATTACGGACGAAATAGTAGCCAATTATGTTGCCGGCACAAAGAAATTCAACTTAGAACCATTGAGTGAGCCTCTCCGCAGGGATAAAATTGCTGTGGCCCTCCGCAAAGGAGATAATGCCTTACTTAAAAAGGTGAATGAAATCCTGAAGGCTATGCAGGAAGACGGTACCCTGAGAAACCTGTCTGCAAAAATAATTAAAAACAAGTATAAGTGATTCCTTGCTTCTGTCCCCGCAGTTTTTGACAACATTCCTCTGGTGTGCTATGTATTAGCCATGAAAGTCGAATGTGACGGTAAGACGCTCGAATATGACAAACCCATGGCAATCTATAGGCTGATGGAACATCTTTCGCTGAACAGGGAGACCCATCTTGCCATGGTTAACAACCGGCTTGTTACGGAAGATTACAGGGCAGGCAAAGATGATGCGGTAAAATTCATAAAGGTGGTATCGGGCGGTTGAAGTGCAGGGTATGCGGCGAACCGGCAAGTATCAGCTTGAAGGCGTATAGTACCGCACTTTGTGCACCTGATTTTATCTCTTTTTTAGAAAACAGAACCCTTACTACCATTAAAAAATATCACCTCATTGAAGAAGGCGAAAAACCAATTGTAGCCGTATCGGGTGGAAAAGACAGTCTTTCCATCTGGTCTATGCTGAACAAACTCGGTTATCCTGCCGATGGTATTTATATCCATCTCGGAATAGGGGATTATTCGGATATTTCGCTTTCCAGGATAATAAAAATGGCCGATTTACTGAAAAGAAAGGTCTATACCTTCAATCTCCGCAACATCCTCGGGAAGGGCATCGATGAACTTGCAAAGGCCATGAGGAGGGTGCCATGCTCCGCCTGCGGCATGATAAAACGTTATGTCATGAACAGGATATGTATGGACAAAGGCTATACAACGCTCATTACAGGTCATAATATTGATGATGAAGCCTCTGCGCTCTTCGGAAATATGCTTTACTGGAAAGAAGAATATCTTGGAAAAAAGAACCTGGTGCTGGAAGGCAGGGAAGGGCACCTATCCAAAAAGGTGAAGCCCTTCTTTTTGTGTTCTGAGAGAGAGATTGCCGCCTATGCCATTTTGAACAATATAGACTATATCCATGACGAATGCCCTTTTTCTGTTGGCGCCAAGACATTGATATATAAAGGAATATTGAACAAACTTGAAGAATCTTCACCAGGAACAAAGATACA
Protein-coding regions in this window:
- a CDS encoding transporter substrate-binding domain-containing protein; protein product: MGKISKTIWTVVLCLTCIFLISTCSSNSDNSLDRVNKAGYMGFGMSSGYPPFCFYNNRTELVGYDVDVANEIAKRLGVQPKLIDTEWKDIINNLNAGVYDGIVSSMSVTDERMVLVNFSIPYYYSKSVLVVSKDAPYKSHADMKGKIIGVEAGTMFESDAKRMGEVNIRTFNTSDQALLALHNKLIDGVITDEIVANYVAGTKKFNLEPLSEPLRRDKIAVALRKGDNALLKKVNEILKAMQEDGTLRNLSAKIIKNKYK
- a CDS encoding MoaD/ThiS family protein translates to MKVECDGKTLEYDKPMAIYRLMEHLSLNRETHLAMVNNRLVTEDYRAGKDDAVKFIKVVSGG
- a CDS encoding TIGR00269 family protein — protein: MKCRVCGEPASISLKAYSTALCAPDFISFLENRTLTTIKKYHLIEEGEKPIVAVSGGKDSLSIWSMLNKLGYPADGIYIHLGIGDYSDISLSRIIKMADLLKRKVYTFNLRNILGKGIDELAKAMRRVPCSACGMIKRYVMNRICMDKGYTTLITGHNIDDEASALFGNMLYWKEEYLGKKNLVLEGREGHLSKKVKPFFLCSEREIAAYAILNNIDYIHDECPFSVGAKTLIYKGILNKLEESSPGTKIQFIKGYLKTFAAHKNEDSKSAENFCSKCGYPTYGDICNFCKVIERLNIEGHIHFDEYNASSLDSSEQLVT